The Jiangella alba genome includes the window CCGGTGCCGCGTCGGCGTGGTCAGCCGCTCGGCGACGACGTCGAGCAGGACACGCAGCTCGTCTGCGCTCAGGTGCCGCGACGCGCTCAGCGCGCCGAGCACGTCGGAGCCGTGCGCGACGGCGTTGGCCCAGCCCTGGTTGGGGGTCCAGCCGCGGAGGTCGCGCTCGCCGAGCAGCCAGCCGACCGCTTGGTCGGCCCACGTCAGGACGGCGGCGGGGTGCAGCCCGTGGGTGACGTTGTCGCGGGCGATGACCTCGGACAGCACGCTCGCGGAGAACGAGCGGCGCAGCACGGTGTCGGTGCCCTCTTCGCCGAGGCCCTTCTTCAGCCCGAGCGCCAGCCCGTCGCCGAGCCCGATGAGCAGGTCGTCGTAGACGCCCTCGCGGATCCAGGTCTGCAGCACCGAGCGGGCGATGTCTTCGCGCACGTGCGGGTCGGTGTCGCCGAGCATGGTGACCAGCTCGATCGTGAGCTCGTCGAGCGCAGCGCCCTGGGGTAGCCGGAAGCCGTCGGCGACGACCTGCTCCCAGTAGGACTGCTGCACGGAGCAATCCTCGCAGAACCACCTCCGTGGAGGGAAGCGAGGTGACGAGAGCTACGCTCAGTAACGTGCCGTCGCTCAACGACGTCGTCCAGCGTCACACCGATCTCTCCGAGGCCGACCTCGACTGGTTGCATGCCCTCATCGCCGACTGGCAGCTGCTGGCCGACCTCTCCTTCGCCGACCTCGTCCTCTGGGTGCCCGACCGCGACGACGACGGCTACCGCGCCGTGGCCCAGATGCGCCCGACCACCGGCCCGACCGCCTACGTCGAGGATCTCGTCGGGACGTACCTCGCGAAGGGCCGCCGGCCGCTCATCGACACCGCCTACGCCGAGGGCGTCATCCGCCGCGAGGGCGACCCGGAGTGGTGGGACGACGTCCCGGTGCGGGTCGAGGCCATCCCGGTGCGCCACGACGGCCGCGTCATCGCCGTCATCGGCCGGCACACCAACCTCATCGCGGTCCGCACGCCGAGCCGCCTGGAACTGTCCTACCTCGAGTGCGGCAGCCAGCTGGCCACGCTGATCACCGAGGGCCGGTTCCCGCACTCCACCCGCACCGACATGGGCCGCCGCGGCGCGCCCCGGGTCGGCGACGGACTGGTCCGCCTCGACGCCGACGGCCAGGCGCTCTACGCCAGCCCCAACGCCGTCTCCGTGTACCGGCGCCTCGGCCTCGCCGCGGACCTCGTCGGCCATCACCTGGGCAAGGCGACCGCCACGCTGGCGCCGCCGCCGGGCGCGCGCGACGAGCCGCTGGAGGACGTGCTCGGCGGGCGGCAGCACGTGCGCACCGAGATCGAGGGCAACGGCACCGTCATGACGCTGCGGATCATCCCGCTCGACCCCGGCGGGCAGCACGTCGGCGCGCTGGCGCTGTGCCGCGACGTCACCGAGGTGCGGCGGCGCGAGCGGGAGCTGCTGACCAAGGACGCCACGATCCGCGAGATCCACCACCGGGTGAAGAACAACCTGCAGACGGTCGCGGCGCTGCTGCGGCTGCAGTCGCGGCGCATCGCGTCGCCGGAGGGGCGTGCGGCGCTGGACGAGGCGGTGCGCCGGGTCGGCTCGATCGCCATCGTGCACGAGACGCTGTCGCAGACCGTCGACGACACCGTCGCGTTCGACGACGTCGCCGACCGCCTGCTCGGCATGGTCGCCGAGGTCGCCGCCACCACGTCGGACGTGCGGGCGACGCGGTCGGGGACGTTCGGCATCCTGGCGGCCGAGACCGCGACGCCGCTGGCGATGACGCTGACCGAGGTGCTGCAGAACGCCGTCGAGCACGGCCTCGGCCGGCGTGGCGGGGCGGTGCTGCTGACGGCGGAACGGTCGGACGGCCGGCTGCTCGTCACCATCGACGACGACGGCGTCGGCCTGCCGCCCGGCTTCGACGCGGCCACCGCCGGGAACCTCGGGCTGCAGATCGTCCGGACCCTGGTGGTGGGGGAGCTGGCCGGGACGCTCGACATCGGGCCGCGCTCCGGCGGCGGCACCCGGGTCGTGCTGGACCTCCCGGTCGAGGCCGAGTCGCCCCGCTGAGGCGGGCGCGGACATACCGACGCCCCGCCAATCCGGGGTGCTGGCGGGGCGTAGCGTTCAGGCGCGGGTGTCGGCTCGGGTGCTCCGGCTCAGTAGGCTCGCGCGCGGGCTCGGGCGTTGCGACGCTTCAGGGCACGACGCTCGTCCTCGGACAGCCCGCCCCACACGCCGGCGTCCTGGCCGCTCTCGAGAGCCCAGCTCAGGCAGGACTCGCGCACGTCGCAGCGGCGGCAGACGGTCTTGGCCTCCTCGATCTGGAGCAGCGCGGGCCCGGTGTTCCCGATGGGGAAGAACAGCTCTGGGTCCTCGTCTCGACAGGCGGCACGGTGGCGCCAATCCATGGTTCTCACAGCTCCTTATGGTGTGGTGCCGGACGGCTCGGCCGACCAGCCACGTTGCAGTACGTGAATTCGTTCACGAATCCCTGCCCGGCCCTGTGGCTTCCTGGGGCCGAGGGGGATGACGCGAAGTCTTGCGGCGGTCTGCTGCGCGCTCGAAGCGCGCGGCTAACCGCGTCGCCCTACCAGGGTGACAAGTTCGTGATGCATCTACAAGGGCTTTGTGTAATCCGTCTCATGAAGGTCGGTGTAGCGTCGGTCACAGCATCGGCTCAAAACAGCCAAGATGGGACGATAACCGGCACCTCTGGCGCTGGCAAGGGTCCTGCGCACCTGCATCTGG containing:
- a CDS encoding DUF2785 domain-containing protein, whose product is MQQSYWEQVVADGFRLPQGAALDELTIELVTMLGDTDPHVREDIARSVLQTWIREGVYDDLLIGLGDGLALGLKKGLGEEGTDTVLRRSFSASVLSEVIARDNVTHGLHPAAVLTWADQAVGWLLGERDLRGWTPNQGWANAVAHGSDVLGALSASRHLSADELRVLLDVVAERLTTPTRHRFSAGEEQRLAYATMSVLHRDLVSIETLEGWLERLAQAWRDDARPPSSRAAARENTLDYLRALHLQLLLGVQGTPAQNVASTVRPMPAVRSDLLLALQATLRSSAPWLYRQR
- a CDS encoding sensor histidine kinase, with amino-acid sequence MPSLNDVVQRHTDLSEADLDWLHALIADWQLLADLSFADLVLWVPDRDDDGYRAVAQMRPTTGPTAYVEDLVGTYLAKGRRPLIDTAYAEGVIRREGDPEWWDDVPVRVEAIPVRHDGRVIAVIGRHTNLIAVRTPSRLELSYLECGSQLATLITEGRFPHSTRTDMGRRGAPRVGDGLVRLDADGQALYASPNAVSVYRRLGLAADLVGHHLGKATATLAPPPGARDEPLEDVLGGRQHVRTEIEGNGTVMTLRIIPLDPGGQHVGALALCRDVTEVRRRERELLTKDATIREIHHRVKNNLQTVAALLRLQSRRIASPEGRAALDEAVRRVGSIAIVHETLSQTVDDTVAFDDVADRLLGMVAEVAATTSDVRATRSGTFGILAAETATPLAMTLTEVLQNAVEHGLGRRGGAVLLTAERSDGRLLVTIDDDGVGLPPGFDAATAGNLGLQIVRTLVVGELAGTLDIGPRSGGGTRVVLDLPVEAESPR
- a CDS encoding WhiB family transcriptional regulator, translated to MDWRHRAACRDEDPELFFPIGNTGPALLQIEEAKTVCRRCDVRESCLSWALESGQDAGVWGGLSEDERRALKRRNARARARAY